The Piliocolobus tephrosceles isolate RC106 unplaced genomic scaffold, ASM277652v3 unscaffolded_16308, whole genome shotgun sequence region atttatatatacgtatatgttcatatatgtatacatcgaTTCACCAAATGGCATACATTTTGGATGCTTCtatttttggtgattatgaaatAAGCTATTGTACACATTCATATACAATTTATTATGGAGACATGTTTTCAAATCAATTGGGTAAATTGATTGAGTACGGCTGCTGAATCTTATGCTAAGCCTATGTtcagttttttaagaaaatgccaaattgtcttccaaagtgtctGTACCATGTTGCATCTCTACccgcaatgaatgagagtttctgttgctccacatcttcactGGCAATTggtcttggttttgttttctttgttttgctttttatggaTTTTGgacattctaataggtgtgtagtggtatctcattttagtACACAATTATCTAATTTCAAAGGATGCTCAGTACTTTTATTATGCTTATTTACCATGTGTATAACGTCTTTCGTGTAGTGTGTGTTCAAATCTttgactattttcatttttttctatcgTTGAGCGTTAAGAATTCGTGTATATTGTATAGACAAGTTCTTTATCACATATGTGTATCACAGATATTTTCTGCTAGTCCgtggcttctgttttcattctcttaacataGTCCTTTGAAGAgcataagatttttattttaataaaatcaacttggcaaatttttctttcactgatcatgcttttggtgttgaaTTTAAAAACTCATCACCAAACTTAAAGTTATGTGGatattctcttatgttttcttatagAGGTTGTAtagtttttggatttttcattAGGTCTATGATGTatcttgaataaatttttgtGGAATATATAATGATATGTCCAGGTTATTATAATTTGTGTATAGATGTCTAATTGTTCAGGCACCTTTTATTGGAAAACCTGTACGTTCACCATTATTGCCTTTGTTGTGAATCACCTGACTGTATGTGTGCAGGTCTGTTTCTAagatttattctgttttattaatctACGTGTCCATTCTTTGCCAATGCTTATGTCCTCCaccaaattcatattttgaagccTTCAGCCCCAGGGTgtctgtatttggagatgaggcttCTAAGGAAGAAACTAATGTTAAAAGAGGTCATAAGGGTAGGACCTTAATCCCATAGAATTGGTGTGGTTATaagaagggagaagagacagaagaaagtACTTTTGTGCCTGCAtgacctttctctttctttctttctttctttctttctttctttctttctttctttctttctttctttctttctttctttctttctctctctttctttctctctctctctctctctctctctctctctctctctctctctctctctctctccctctctctctctctctctctccacatgcacagaggaaaggccaaaAACGGACATACTGATAAagggccatctacaagccaggaataATGCCATCACCAGAAGCCAACCCTGCCAGTCTATGATCTGGGACTTCCAAACTTCAAaagtgtgagaaaaaaaaaattttctattgTTTCAGCTACTCAGTCTATGGCATtatgttatggcagcctgaactaagacataACCTCGggtaacacaatttttttttgttttgtcctagaaaaaaaattgtaattttggCATTTAAAGTCTGTGGTTCACTTTGAGTTATATTTTTGTATGGTGCAAGATATGTGCAGTGGCTAGAATTATGTGTCAACCTGTCTAGGCTATAGTGCTCAGCTGTGTGGTCAATCAGCAGTCTacatgttgctgtgaaggtattttgtagatgtgatcaACATttacaatcagttgactttaagtaaagcagTATAACTTCCATaatgtggatgggcctcatccaattaGTTGAAGGTGTTAAGAGAAATCACCAAGCTTTCCGGGAAAAGGAATTCTACCACAAGACCAACATAAAAATGTGGTGTGAGTTTCTAGCCTGCTGGCCTGCCTTCACTGTCCTGGAGGAGACATGGGGAGACCAGGTGGACTGGAGTAGACTGTTGAGAGATGCTGGTGTGGTGAATATGTCCAGGAAACCACGAGCCTCCAGCCCATTGTCCAAAAACCACCTGCCAACACCAAAGAGGCGAGGAAGGGGAAAGCATCCTCTCAACTCCGGCCCAGAAGCCCTATCAAAGTGAACGGCCCACCTAAGCTCTGACTCCTATCCTGTGCTCCCCTGGCAAAACGCCCACCCCAGTCTGTATCATTTCTCTATGAAGCCTCTGTTCTCCCCCCTCCTCCATCCTCTTCCCCAAACCAGTGCCCTTCTTTGATCTCCCTGTTGTCCTTCCAGGTCCCCAAGACAACCCACAAGGGAAAAGGGACCCGTCAAGGAAGTTCCGGGAACAGAAGTCTCTCCCTGAAAGACCACCACTTCAAAAATCCCTGAGGAATGGAGTGGGCCACCACTATCCTGCCACTCTGACCAGCCAAATGAGGAACTCAATCAAAATGAGCCACAGCAGGACCACAAGGACATGGAGACTTCCACCGTCTCCAGCAACTCCTTGGGCAACCATTAATTCCTGGGCAAGGCCAGAGACCTCAAGTCTATCTGTAAAGTCTCCAGAGGTCTAACCCCAGATAAGTAGCCAACAGGGTGTAGAGTACATTTTGCACCCCAAAGCGTATGCCCCATGGtgatggaaataaaatgaatatgttGTAAAatgatgtgtgtgtctgtgtgtctcaaATGGTGGGGGTAGGGAGTAAGGGGGAAGAGGTGGGAGTGTGGCAAGGGAGGAAGGTGGGATCCTCTACAATTTCTTTAAATTCAACTTGCTCTTCTTTCTTTAGTTTCCTAGGGTGATAGTTTTGgttattgattttagattttgttttctaatataaacatttaaaatatgctatatatTTCCCTCAAAGAAACACTCTAGCTGAATCCCactttttgtatgtatatttttattttcattcaacttAATGCATTTTTCAGAATTCTCCTGAGACTCCCT contains the following coding sequences:
- the LOC111535872 gene encoding chondrosarcoma-associated gene 2/3 protein isoform X2; its protein translation is MWMGLIQLVEGVKRNHQAFREKEFYHKTNIKMWCEFLACWPAFTVLEETWGDQVDWSRLLRDAGVVNMSRKPRASSPLSKNHLPTPKRSPRQPTREKGPVKEVPGTEVSP
- the LOC111535872 gene encoding chondrosarcoma-associated gene 2/3 protein isoform X1 — translated: MWMGLIQLVEGVKRNHQAFREKEFYHKTNIKMWCEFLACWPAFTVLEETWGDQVDWSRLLRDAGVVNMSRKPRASSPLSKNHLPTPKRRGRGKHPLNSGPEALSKSPRQPTREKGPVKEVPGTEVSP